The genomic segment CAAAACCACTGCCATCAGCAAAAAGAGAAGACTGCCATCCATGTGGATTCGCTTCGCTAATATCGGGAAGACATTCAATACCTCCGTCAAGCCTGCGGCGAGTGTCCCCACAAATATCCCTGCAAACATCCCGTAAATCGAAGAAACGATTACCGGCAAATGAGCACCCCAGTGAAAAAAATCAATAAACGTAAAAAAAAGTGCTCCTGCCACCAGAGCCCATTCCAGCAAGCGAATATACCGATGAGCATTCGTTAATTGTGTCAACCTTGGAATGATGTCCAGAA from the Brevibacillus brevis genome contains:
- a CDS encoding stage V sporulation protein AB, producing MSVIKYLLLILIGLGGGLAVGSGLVAFITVLDIIPRLTQLTNAHRYIRLLEWALVAGALFFTFIDFFHWGAHLPVIVSSIYGMFAGIFVGTLAAGLTEVLNVFPILAKRIHMDGSLLFLLMAVVLGKVTGSLLQWLLHL